From a region of the Sesamum indicum cultivar Zhongzhi No. 13 linkage group LG3, S_indicum_v1.0, whole genome shotgun sequence genome:
- the LOC110011688 gene encoding putative late blight resistance protein homolog R1B-17 produces MAVAAYASLLSLSHVLENILLPARRTRLHLDSNQLQTLHQKVQFLLEFLEVDSGRISLEMEDLARQIAILADEAEDIIDLHVVYQLGEGSRDKSQDMAALSSFYQDIHKVIQKIDSIMNELGMIQEDCTHVSKQQPAVSVPDSSSTAFTSSGKSSTRVGFDEHLVRVMDELTRNEPDLQIIPIIGMGGIVSQEYSAREILARLHNGGKNQESSETLAELGQRLHQSLFGRRYLIVMDDMWSINAWDDLRLFFPNNRNGSRILVTTRISNVAISLGSHNPYVMDCSTPFATMTISTLNVILIVIPVFIYIHLQIII; encoded by the exons ATGGCAGTAGCAGCTTATGCCTCTCTACTTTCTCTTTCGCATGTCTTGGAGAATATCCTGCTTCCTGCTCGCCGGACTCGCCTTCATCTTGACTCGAACCAACTTCAAACCCTGCACCAAAAAGTTCAGTTCTTGCTGGAATTTCTTGAAGTTGATTCTGGGAGAATAAGCCTAGAAATGGAAGATCTGGCAAGACAGATCGCTATTCTTGCTGATGAAGCAGAAGATATCATTGACTTACATGTCGTATATCAACTTGGTGAGGGATCTCGGGATAAAAGTCAGGATATGGCCGCCCTCTCATCTTTCTATCAAGATATACACAAAGTAATCCAAAAGATTGACTCCATCATGAACGAGTTGGGGATGATCCAAGAGGACTGCACCCATGTCTCAAAACAACAACCGGCCGTATCAGTGCCTGATAGTTCATCCACAGCATTTACTTCCAGTGGCAAGAGTAGTACCAGGGTCGGATTTGATGAGCACTTGGTTCGAGTCATGGACGAGCTCACTAGAAATGAACCTGATCTCCAAATCATCCCAATAATTGGGATGGGAGGTATTG TATCTCAAGAATATAGTGCTCGGGAAATCCTTGCGCGCCTTCATAATGGTGGAAAAAACCAAGAAAGTAGTGAAACTTTGGCTGAATTAGGACAAAGATTGCATCAAAGTTTATTTGGTAGAAGATATTTGATTGTCATGGATGATATGTGGAGTATCAATGCTTGGGATGATTTGAGGTtgttttttccaaataatagGAACGGAAGTCGAATACTGGTGACCACTAGGATTTCAAATGTCGCAATTTCTTTAGGTTCTCACAACCCTTATGTGATGGattgtagcacccccttcgctacaatgactatatctaccctaaacgtcatacttatagtaatccctgtgttcatatatatacatttgcaaataatcatctaa
- the LOC105157420 gene encoding putative late blight resistance protein homolog R1A-10 has protein sequence MDFLDEVKSWNLLCQKAFQEDNYPYPELEEIGKTIAKKCNGLPLAIVVISGLLANSNTTLEHWESVANNINSFSNLEYSDRCLKILSLSYDNLPIHLKPCFLYMRMFPEDDEIKVSKLIKLWIAEGFLKPLRAKTMEEVAEEYLENLIDRRLILVPKWDYGGKKAKTCIIHDLLRDLCLRQSRKECLICVPKAQCIEWDRRGRYLCFLRSSLLNEDQRMDLPEVEVASQSTSLASLLVCENCRIMYPNLIRLRLLRVKALNYGDVDIDLQHPTKLRYLNMSKGMDLNFESPSTISLLWNLQTLTLSLPFRVNLPSEIWDMPQLRHLIGGGSVVLPHPVVTQDSMIMENLQTLGTFQNFRFTIDVLDRVPNLKKLGIVPPDKGSSEKDVSLLANITFPTSLKKLSLSNCCIPWEEMTVFGSVLPNLEKLKLHFNAFKGPEWSPVEGQFPRLKVLIIFNSDLVWWRVESIHFPNLERLHLEYLQCLEEITSGIGDIPTLLSIDLWKCSDSSVNLAKQILEGQQSFENETLQLYVDQEQVVSVTQ, from the exons ATGGATTTTCTAGATGAGGTTAAAAGTTGGAATTTGCTTTGTCAAAAAGCCTTTCAAGAAGACAATTATCCATATCCGGAATTGGAAGAAATTGGTAAGACTATTGCAAAGAAGTGTAATGGACTTCCTTTAGCAATTGTTGTGATTAGTGGATTGCTTGCAAATTCCAACACGACACTAGAGCACTGGGAGTCAGTAGCCAATAATATAAACTCATTTTCAAACTTAGAATATAGTGACCGTTGTTTAAAGATATTGTCTTTGAGTTACGATAACTTACCTATTCATCTTAAACCATGTTTTCTATATATGCGGATGTTTCCTGAAGATGACGAGATTAAAGTTTccaagctaataaaattatggattGCCGAAGGATTTTTGAAACCATTGAGAGCTAAAACCATGGAAGAGGTTGCAGAGGAATACTTGGAAAACCTTATTGACAGGCGTCTGATTTTGGTTCCTAAATGGGATTATGGAGGGAAGAAAGCTAAAACATGCATCATTCATGATCTTCTAAGGGACCTATGCTTGAGACAGTCTCGAAAAGAATGTTTGATTTGTGTCCCAAAAGCACAATGTATTGAATGGGACCGCAGGGGAAGGTACTTGTGTTTCCTACGTAGTTCTTTGCTCAATGAAGATCAAAGGATGGATCTCCCAGAAGTTGAGGTTGCCTCACAATCGACATCACTTGCAAGCCTTTTAGTGTGCGAAAACTGTAGGATTATGTATCCGAATCTTATTAGATTGAGATTATTGAGGGTGAAAGCACTTAACTATGGGGACGTTGATATAGACCTTCAGCATCCCACTAAATTGCGCTACCTTAATATGAGCAAAGGTATGGATTTGAACTTTGAATCTCCATCTACAATATCTTTGTTGTGGAACCTACAAACTTTAACTTTGAGTTTGCCCTTTAGAGTAAATCTCCCGTCTGAAATTTGGGATATGCCACAACTTAGGCATCTAATTGGAGGCGGAAGTGTTGTTTTACCTCACCCAGTAGTTACCCAAGATTCAATGATCATGGAAAATCTACAGACGCTTggtacttttcaaaattttaggtTCACAATTGATGTCCTTGATAGAGTTCCAAATCTTAAGAAACTGGGAATTGTTCCCCCTGACAAAGGCAGCAGTG AAAAAGATGTGTCGCTGTTGGCAAACATCACCTTCCCAACTTCACTCAAGAAATTGAGTTTGTCAAATTGCTGTATTCCTTGGGAGGAGATGACGGTTTTTGGTTCTGTTTTGCCCAATCTTGAAAAGCTTAAATTGCACTTTAATGCATTTAAGGGACCTGAGTGGAGTCCAGTTGAAGGACAATTTCCTCGATTGAAAGTCCTAATCATATTCAACAGTGACCTAGTGTGGTGGAGAGTAGAAAGTATACACTTTCCCAATCTTGAGAGACTTCATCTTGAGTATTTGCAGTGCTTGGAGGAGATCACTTCAGGTATTGGAGATATACCCACGCTCCTCTCAATTGATCTCTGGAAATGCAGCGATTCTTCCGTCAATTTGGCAAAGCAAATATTGGAGGGACAACAAAGCTTCGAAAATGAGACCCTCCAACTTTATGTAGATCAAGAACAAGTAGTCAGTGTTACTCAATAA
- the LOC105157419 gene encoding putative late blight resistance protein homolog R1A-10: MAVAAYASLLSLSHVLENLQHPARRTRLHLDSNQVQTLHQTVQFLLEFLEVDSGRISQEMEDLARQIAILADEAEDVIDLHVVYQLGQGSRDKSQDMAALSSFYQDIHKVVQKIDSIMNELGMIRKESTDVSKQQPVVFVLESSSTAFTSSGKSSTMVGFDEHLVRVMDELTRNEPDLQIIPIIGMGGIGKTTLAKNTFDNPYIVHHFDRRIWFTISQEYSAREILVRLLNDGKDQESNKTLAQLGQRLHQNLFGRRYLIVMDDMWSISAWDELRLFFPNNRNGSRILVTTRISNVAISLGTHSPYVMDFLDEDKSWNLLCQKAFGEDNCPYPKLEEIGKTIAKKCNGLPLAIVVIGGLLANSNRTLEHWESVAKSINSFSNLEYSERCLKILSLSYDNLPIHLKPCFLYMRIFPEDDVIKASKLIKLWVAEGFLKTSRAKTLEEVAEEYLRNLIDRNLILVHKWHYGGKKAKTCRIHDLLRDLCLRQSQKECLICVPKAQRISFFEPWESCLCFLCSSRLNEDQRMDLPEVQVASQSTSLESLLVCDGCRIMYPNLVRLRLLRVKAYEDDIEFLHPTKLRYLKISDDMQLKFESPSTISLLWNLQTLTLKLPYRVNLPSELWDMPQLRHLISDGVVDLPHPAVTQDSMIMENLQTLAHFRNFRCTIDVLDRVPNLKKLGIVYLEKGSGGLENLARLQKLESLLVIEKDVSLLANITFPTSLKKLTLTSCCIPWEEMTVFGSVLPNLEKLKLYGNAFKGPEWSPVEGQFPRLKVLIIWENDLVWWRAESIHFPKLERLDLYEMHCLEEIPSGIGDIPTLLSIHLWDCSDSSINSAKQILEEQQSSGNEILQLYVDEGQVVSVTQ, from the coding sequence ATGGCAGTAGCAGCTTATGCCTCTCTACTTTCTCTTTCGCATGTCTTGGAGAATCTTCAGCATCCTGCTCGCCGGACTCGCCTTCATCTTGACTCGAACCAAGTTCAAACCCTGCACCAAACAGTTCAGTTCTTGCTGGAATTTCTTGAAGTTGATTCTGGGAGAATAAGCCAAGAAATGGAAGATCTGGCAAGACAGATCGCTATTCTTGCTGATGAAGCAGAAGATGTGATTGACTTACATGTCGTATATCAACTTGGTCAGGGATCTCGGGATAAAAGTCAGGATATGGCCGCCCTCTCATCTTTCTATCAAGATATACACAAAGTAGTCCAAAAGATTGACTCCATCATGAACGAGTTGGGGATGATCCGAAAGGAGAGCACCGATGTCTCAAAACAACAACCGGTAGTTTTTGTGCTTGAGAGTTCATCCACAGCATTTACTTCCAGTGGCAAGAGTAGTACCATGGTTGGATTTGATGAGCACTTGGTTCGAGTCATGGACGAGCTTACTAGAAATGAACCTGATCTCCAAATCATCCCAATAATTGGAATGGGAGGTATTGGTAAGACTACTCTAgctaaaaatacttttgacaATCCATATATTGTGCACCACTTTGATAGACGTATTTGGTTTACGATATCTCAAGAATATAGTGCTCGAGAAATTCTTGTGCGCCTTCTTAATGATGGAAAAGACCAAGAAAGTAATAAAACTTTGGCTCAATTAGGACAAAGATtgcatcaaaatttatttggtcGAAGATATTTGATTGTTATGGATGATATGTGGAGTATCAGTGCTTGGGATGAATTAAGGTtgttttttccaaataatagGAATGGAAGTCGAATACTGGTGACCACTAGGATTTCAAATGTAGCAATTTCTTTAGGTACTCATAGCCCTTATGTGATGGATTTTCTAGATGAGGATAAAAGTTGGAATTTGCTTTGTCAAAAAGCCTTTGGAGAAGACAATTGTCCATATCCGAAATTAGAAGAAATTGGTAAGACTATTGCAAAGAAGTGCAATGGACTTCCTTTAGCAATTGTTGTGATTGGTGGATTGCTTGCAAATTCCAACAGGACACTAGAGCACTGGGAGTCAGTAGCCAAAAGTATAAACTCATTTTCTAACTTAGAATACAGTGAacgttgtttaaaaatattgtctttGAGTTATGATAATTTACCTATTCATCTTAAACCATGTTTTCTCTATATGCGGATATTTCCTGAAGATGACGTGATTAAAGCGTccaagctaataaaattatgggttGCCGAAGGATTTTTGAAAACATCGAGAGCTAAAACCTTGGAAGAGGTTGCAGAGGAATACTTGAGAAACCTTATTGACAGGAATTTGATTTTGGTTCATAAATGGCATTATGGAGGGAAGAAAGCTAAAACATGCAGGATTCATGATCTTCTAAGGGACCTATGCTTGAGACAATCTCAAAAAGAATGTTTGATTTGTGTCCCAAAAGCACAACGTATTAGTTTTTTTGAGCCCTGGGAAAGTTGCCTTTGTTTCCTATGCAGTTCTCGGCTCAATGAAGATCAAAGGATGGATCTCCCTGAAGTTCAGGTTGCCTCACAATCGACATCACTTGAAAGCCTTTTAGTGTGCGACGGCTGTAGGATTATGTATCCGAATCTGGTTAGATTGAGATTATTGAGGGTGAAAGCCTATGAGGACGATATAGAATTTCTGCATCCCACTAAATTGCGCTACCTTAAGATTAGCGATGATATGCAGTTGAAATTTGAATCTCCGTCTACAATATCTTTGCTGTGGAACCTACAAACTTTAACTTTGAAGTTGCCCTATAGAGTAAATCTCCCGTCTGAACTCTGGGATATGCCACAACTTAGGCATCTAATTTCAGACGGAGTTGTTGATTTACCTCACCCAGCAGTTACCCAAGATTCAATGATCATGGAGAACCTACAGACGCTTGCTCATTTTCGAAATTTTAGGTGTACAATTGATGTCCTTGATAGAGTTCCAAATCTTAAGAAATTGGGAATTGTTTACCTTGAGAAAGGCAGCGGTGGTCTAGAAAATCTTGCTCGCCTACAGAAACTTGAATCACTTCTTGTTATAGAAAAAGATGTGTCGCTATTGGCAAACATCACCTTCCCCACTTCACTCAAGAAATTGACTTTGACATCTTGCTGTATTCCTTGGGAGGAGATGACGGTTTTTGGTTCTGTTTTGCCCAATCTTGAAAAGCTTAAATTGTACGGTAATGCATTCAAGGGACCTGAGTGGAGTCCAGTTGAAGGGCAATTTCCCCGATTGAAAGTCCTAATCATATGGGAAAATGACCTGGTGTGGTGGAGAGCAGAAAGTATACACTTCCCCAAACTTGAGAGACTTGATCTTTATGAAATGCATTGCTTGGAGGAGATCCCTTCGGGTATTGGAGATATACCCACACTCCTCTCAATTCATCTCTGGGATTGCAGCGATTCTTCTATCAATTCGGCAAAGCAAATATTGGAGGAACAACAAAGCTCCGGAAATGAGATCCTCCAACTTTATGTAGATGAAGGACAAGTAGTCAGTGTTACTCAATAA